Part of the Roseobacter litoralis Och 149 genome, CCGGTTCAGCGAATGCGCCCGGTGTTATCATGAACGTCGCCAGCAAAGCGCTTGTTATTTTCCGCATGGTATCCCTCCCAAGAATGATGCGCTTATCAGCCGATCGCGATTGATTTGGTCTCTTCGTAGACAGAGCCGTCATCATCGTACCATGTAAATTTGAACTCACCGGCCTCGGGGACCTTTGCTTCGAACTCAAAATAGGGGTTGGTGGAAATCGCGGGTTCCATCTTCACGTCCACCACGTTTTCACCGTTAAAATCGCAGGTGAAGCGGTTGATGATTGAGCGCGGGATTACGTTGCCCTCTTTGTCTTTACGCTGACCGGATTCCATTTTGTGGCTGATCAGCGTCTTGATGGTGATGCTGTCACCTGCAGACGCTGTTTTTGGTACTTTCACG contains:
- the soxZ gene encoding thiosulfate oxidation carrier complex protein SoxZ, translated to MASGVKPRVKVPKTASAGDSITIKTLISHKMESGQRKDKEGNVIPRSIINRFTCDFNGENVVDVKMEPAISTNPYFEFEAKVPEAGEFKFTWYDDDGSVYEETKSIAIG